Genomic segment of Pseudomonas sp. CCI4.2:
CGAAAACGCCTATGTGCGTTTGTGTCAGCCGATCTGCGACGAGTTGATCGCACTGGGTGGCGCGGCGTCAGTTGGGGAAGTGGAGGGCGCTTTTTGTGATGGGCGTTTTAACGTCAACCTCGACGGCCGCAAAATGGTGGGTACGGCCCAGCGTTGGCGGCAAAGCCAAGGCGGTCAACGTCCTGTCGTGCTGGCGCATGGTGCATTGCTGCTGGATAACGAACGTGAAGACATGGTCGCTGCGGTGAATGTGTTCAACCAGATTTGCGAGCAACCACAGCGCGTAAGGGCTGAAAGTCATATCGCCTTGCATGAAGCTTTCCCAGCAGCCGACGTACTGGAACAACTGGCCGGGCGCTATCAACGAATGCTCGACGAGTTTTAACGTCGATCAGGACGTTCAGCGTGTGCCAAATACCACCATGGTTTTACCTTTGACGTTTACCAGGTTCTGCTCTTGCAGCGCCTTGAGTACGCGGCCAACCATCTCCCTTGAACAGCCCACAATGCGCCCGATTTCCTGACGGGTAATCTTGATCTGCATGCCGTCGGGGTGGGTCATGGCATCTGGCTGCTTGCACAAGTCCAGCAGGCTACGAGCGACACGGCCGGTCACGTCGAGAAATGCCAGATCGCCGACTTTCCGTGTGGTGTTGCGCAGCCGCTCGGCCATTTGGCCGCCGATGGCGTACAGGATGTCGGGATCTTGCTGAGTGACTTCACGGAACTTGCTGTAACTGATTTCCGCCACTTCGCACTCGGTCTTGGTGCGCACGCCCGCACTGCGCTCAATCGCATGTCCGACCTGATCAAACAAGCCAAGCTCGCCCAGGAAGTCTCCCGCATTGAGATAAGCCACGATCATCTCCCGGCCTTCATCATCTTCGATCATGATCATTACTGAACCCTTGATGATGAAGAACAGCGAGTCAG
This window contains:
- a CDS encoding lipoate--protein ligase family protein; the encoded protein is MNNPVIPTTVAEGLKAEQDLLASVCAGEAEFGLLFWRPTDRALVMPRRMSRLVGFDAATEALADLGWPILLRESGGEPVPQSHATVNIALVYAQPRGDNDRDRIENAYVRLCQPICDELIALGGAASVGEVEGAFCDGRFNVNLDGRKMVGTAQRWRQSQGGQRPVVLAHGALLLDNEREDMVAAVNVFNQICEQPQRVRAESHIALHEAFPAADVLEQLAGRYQRMLDEF
- the crp gene encoding cAMP-activated global transcriptional regulator CRP, whose product is MVALSLTPKIKNLDKLLAHCQRRRYAAKSNIICAGDRSDSLFFIIKGSVMIMIEDDEGREMIVAYLNAGDFLGELGLFDQVGHAIERSAGVRTKTECEVAEISYSKFREVTQQDPDILYAIGGQMAERLRNTTRKVGDLAFLDVTGRVARSLLDLCKQPDAMTHPDGMQIKITRQEIGRIVGCSREMVGRVLKALQEQNLVNVKGKTMVVFGTR